The genomic segment TTTACAAGGCATTCACAAGGTGGGCAAAAACAGAGATATCAGCAAATGTACTACTACCAACCGTGACTGTTGATTTGCTCTAAGTCTTTGTTTTCCGTGAGTGCAGAGAAATTGGCTCCCTTACTTCAAACAGCATCTCCTACACCCTTCCTATAATTAAACTATCATTGAATGCATTCTCACATCCCCCATAGCGGTCTGTTACCACAGCTCGGCcaggcagccacacacactccaacgcaTCAGCAACCGATCCTTCAAAATCACTGGCCTCCCCCCGATATCAGTAGAATCATTCCACCTCAAAGACACTGTTAACACGTCAAAGAAACGCTCATAAGAACTTCTTCTCCTTCAAACTTCTGCCCTTCCAGAGAAGATACAAGCAGCCAAACATTCCAcgtcatatatttatatatgcacAGTATGCACTGCACTTTTATATATCGATCGACATTATTTGCTATCTAGCAAAATGTGTTAGTTTGTTTTGAGCTGAAAATTATTTGGCCTGGTGGTCATATCATTATTTGAATTCAGCAGATATGGGGTTTCAGTTGCAAAATAGTGTTATGAAACCAGATCTCACATGACATTGTGCCTACCCAATATGACATGCCTACGGATGGAATCTGGCAACATTTAAAATGGATTATTTAGGAATGGCGTGAGTTAATGGACTCACTCTTTTTCGACAAAGAGCAACTATATAGTTAACGCTGGAGCCATAGTCATGGGTTTAGCACTGGGCTATAATGTGATGACGCCACCGATTCGTGGCCTCTGGGttgagggaggggtcaggggtggaTGCCAGGTCTGTCCTCACACTCTATAACCAGGAAATCTGGGTTCTGCCCTGGAGTTTTCCTGGCTTTGTTCCCTGTTGTCATGGGAATTAGAGGGCTATATACCAAGAAGGATATCCACACTCTTCCCTTCTCCTGCTGTCGTTCAAACTACTGTCATTCAGCAGCTTTGTGAAGTGGgccacatgcacaaacacacatttgtgaGTTTGAATCAATGAGCGAATGTGAAAAAGATCACACCGACCATGCACTGCCAGGCATGAAAATAACAATGTCACACAACAAGGACTAAATATTGGGCCAAACGCACGTTCCAATATGACATATTGAAAGAAGACCAAAGCAATGCCTCTTCCAGTATGCACCGCCCCCCAAAAGAAATTCCCATAACTAAAAAGAGATAGTAGATGTGGCTCAAGAGAAACTGCTGACGTCTTTCTTGACCTAGATACGGGACGGCAATGGGtgggagagaaagtgagatgGGAGCTTCAGTATAaagggttctctctctcttttaataACTTGGGGCCCCGCTGCTGAAATATAGATGACAGAGAGCATGCCCGCCAGGCAGGCCAGAGGGACGGGTTGGAGATTCATTTGATGGCTGTCAGCCGGACCCCAATGCACAGGCCCAATGATGTATGTTTACTCAAacacctgtgcacacacacacaaacacatatccaCTCAATCACAACTcaaattttttgtttattttgcataGTTTGGTCACTGTGACAATAAACTGACCAAATCTTTGCACCATTTATAAGCTCATAATAGATTCAAAATATTAAAGAGGGAGTATAATAAAACAGGGGGTACTATAATCATCTATTTAGGCTGCATGAATACATAGAAGGTTATAATACACTCTGATTGCTTTTAATAATGGGTTTTAAGCAAGAATCCCATGGGAATACAAGACAACTTTTTCTTCTCAGTACTCTTCGTGCGGGTGTTCCTGTCCTAAACCTTTGGAGGAGACGGTTTGTTCCAGAACAGTCTGCTGATGACATCACGGCCCGTCTCTACGCCCTATTGCCCCTGTCGCGCTCAGTGGAAAtaaagcaaaacaacaacaatggagaaaaTGGCCATGAGGGGATGGAAAagtcagaggagagagaccaaCCCGCCTCCCCCCCTGTGGATACTAGTGCAGCCAGACAGCCGAGATATAGAGACCAGGACAGGGGAGACACGGTGGTGCTTGTGGGCAATTTCTACCTTTTGTTTGTGGGGTGAGGTGGGGCTGCTTTGCTGATGGTAGAAAAAAGTTAGAGAAAAACAGGAGTTGATGAGGAGAGAAATGGAGCGAGGCACAAACAATGGCCCGGCATAGCGCCACGCAcaactaggtgtgtgtgtacgtgcgtgtgcgtgaggaGTCTACCAtacatcctccccctcctctctccagcccAGAGGAAAACAACAGGAGGGAAATGTCCTCTGCATTAAAACGTTTGAgaatgggggtgaggggggggttacCTGTCCCAAGTTCCTGCCTCTGCTCTCCCTCCACTTCCTCTTTGCAGGACCTGGGAACCGTTACCGGCCATTAGCGGAAGTTAGCAGGGCTCCCTTATGTGGATAACATCAAATAGTCTCAACATGTGCGATAAGAATGAACACCAGAAGAACAATGAATGATATGAATGCTGACCTTGTGACCTTTGTCAGTCTGTAGCGTGAACAGCCAGGTCCATAAAGATAAAGTCACTAAAATCGTTATCAGGCATGACCTTGCTTCGTTCAAGCCTTTCATTTATCCAAATTCCAAACCAAGCTAAAGGTCATTTGATCGGCTGTAGCCTGCACAGTGTAAAATGAATTACAGGTGGCACAATCGATGAGTAATACAGCCTGTTTCTGCCACTTGTGTTGATGAATTGTATTTTAGCTCTCcccattatttattaattcataaATGATAACACTTTATttgccaaataatatgcaaCGCTTCTCAATACTATAACCCCGCCTTCAAGACAACTCCTGGCGTGAGGCATCAACATCTACCACACCTGTTTTCTCTCGTCGTTCTGTTAGGATTCAAGCAAATAAATCCTACTTGTTCTGGCTTGTTGGTGCTATGGCATGAACAAGTTACGATGAATAATTGAAGAGCAAAACAGACGAGACAAGGGAAAAGATGCCAGTTTGTCAGCATCTCAAACAAAAAAAGCCGGAGAGATAAGATAGGGGACAGCCTGTCTATGGGATGGCTGGgttgaaaaaaactaaatttaCGGGGTTGCTCACGAAAACATGCATCCATGAGGTTCAACAACAGATCCGATGTGGTGCATACTAACTAACTTCAGCTCCAGCAAGTTGCACAGAGGAAGCTTTGAGTAAAAGATGTGAGGTGAAGGGGGGTGTTAAATCCTCTCCACTGTGGTACCAAACCCTTCTACACTGGCAGTAGCTACTAAGTAGGCTTCTTCTTCCTTAAACACACTCTGCTGCCTCACTTCCCCTCAATTCGATAGGAGttcctttaaaataaaaacggTTGTAATTCTGCTCATTGATCTGTTTACACTGCAGTGACAAGGGCATGAAAACGGTGTGCTAGTTTTCCATGTCAGGGAAATGACAGGACAGACGAACACTTACTGAAACACTTTATTTGGACTATGCCTACAGTGACAGTGGTTCCAAAGTATGGCACGTCTTTGGAGCCTTTTGGTTGCGCCTTTTGTGATTTGATTTTAAAATATGGCTAAAAATCTTTGCAAAGACCAGAGATGCATATCAGACATCCTGTTAATTTGATGTGATTGGGTGTGAAaatcaaatgtttatttgatgTGTAAAAAAACTATTTAAGCTGTATCCTGCCCAAAGTTCCATGAAAACATTCAACGCATCAACTTCTGTGGGGATATTGGAAATTACATAAGCAGAAAATTTTGCttgaaaatgtattaaattgTACATGGGGGAGGGAAATCGTATTCATTGGAATTGACCCATGACCCCTGAAGTGGAATTTGCATAAAGTTTGCAAAAAAAGTCAAGTGCTTTAAGTGCAACACCCACTGGAAATAGAGAAACTGCCACAGGACAGGACTGGTTCTTAGAGCCTTGCATATCGATATGATTCAGAGAGAACAAGGGAGGGTAAATTAATCACCGTTAAAGCTAACCCTCCGTTGGCGTTTTAACCGCCCTCCTGTTACTTCAGCATTCCAAAAAGTTGACGCAGAAAGTCAAAAGCTAGGCTACTCCCTTTTCCGAGTTGACTAATGCTCGGACTAAATAACCCGTAGTCCGTACACATTATACATGAAACAAATGTCCATCTGTAAAACCCTTTTCAAAGGGTTTTTATTCAAAGTAATGGTGTGAAAACCGTCAGGTTGCAGGCGGAAAACTAACAAGGGCTGGTTAAGTGTGTGTCATGGCTGGGGTGGCCTATAATCTATAATCTATAATCATCAAGTTCTGCTCTTCATAATGAAAGGATGCTGGTGAGATGATCCGATAAAAACGTATGCAACCTACATAAGGGGGGGGGATATGTATTAATGGTAGAAGTTTTTGGTACAAACCAGTGCAGCTCCATGCAACTCCAGTTGTCACATAGAGCTGTTGATGCTAAGCAGCAACAGAGGATGCACACAGAAGTCATCCATTCAAATAGTTAATATCTAGTTGTTATGGTGTCTTGGCCTTCATTCGCTAAAAAGAAATAATGACCAACGTACGGTGGACGACGTATAGTATTGAATTACCAAACAAAATATCGCACTTGCTGCTTGTGAACATATTTtaacaatattttttataaagagTCCATGATCAACTATTTTCAAGTAAATTTGCAAATCAGTAACATTTGTAAATATGAGCTCCAACAGAGAACCGATGCACCTCTTTATTGGACGTAAACACTCCTCCAGTCATCTCACAGGCAGCAGATGTGGCAATTCACTCATCCTCAGAGACAGCAGCAGAAACTCATCCTCTCATTAGATATCTAGTCATTAAATTACGAAGGAAATTAAGAGCCATATTTCAAGAATGACAACTACAATGTACTGCTATATTATCCTATAAATGAATGGTACATTTTTTCCGACTCAATATCAGCACCAAGAAGAAAACTTCAAAATAAGTTCATAAATACCCCTGATCTGGGTTTGATGATATTTTAGTTTGACCGAATCAAATGGGTTGGGTCCAAGCCTTTCAAAGCAGCCACTTAAACTCACTCACAGTAAGTGTTCTGTAAATGTACCACAAAAACGAATTTAAGAGTACTAGATTTAGCATAGGCAATTGTATTGTAGGTACTAGTATATAGCACATGATGTCTATAAAGATTATAATATATGCCAGCACTAGAGGAATTTATTACAGCAGGACATTACTCATCCCCTAACACACCACTGGCATAAGTCTATAGGATCTGGCAGAACAACCACAATAACAAGGCCAGCTAGTTCATATTGAAATAGAGCACAATCAAGTCATTTAGGGATTTGACATTCTGTGAATTAGATTTGGGTTAGGCCAACTTGTATCAAGAATCATGTTTCGTTATTAAGTGTGTTACCTTGGCTTTTAGTCATGATCCCTTGTTTATAAAAGAAAAAGCACATTTAACATGAAACCAATGACATTGAAAACGATCGCGTCTCTTTACTTCAAGAAGTATGACACAACAATTCAAACCATTTCTGTGAACGAGAGGACTCTCCTTCCAGACCAAAGTCACCCCAGTTCAACTGAGGCCAACATTAAAAGCTAATTGCGCTGGCATCTTCCTTCTGTTACTGTTAAACAAAACATCTGGCCGTCGAGGCGAGATGTTGTTCAGAGGGGAGTCTATCAGAGGGGAAGAAAAGAGATAGGATGCCAGATATGCGCCACGATACGCGACTCTGCAGCCTGAGTTTGGACCAACATCCTGCTCTGGGAGAAGAGGAGACAACCCAGGGTTTTCTAAGGGATATACACCGGTGGGAATAGATCAAACAATAACCCTTCCCCAGAACCTCACGTCCGGCGTGGAAAGTCCATTTGACTTGGTGAGCATTGTCATCCTGCCTAGACTTATAACATCATTGCCATCAACAGATAGATTTCTGATGAGATTAAGCCAGGTAAAGTTAATCAAACCTCAGATACTGCTCCAAAACGTTTAAGGCAAACCCTGATTGGTTAATATGGATCATATGGCAAGTCCCAAAACCTGGCAAACAAACCCAAAGTTTGATTATGGACAATATTTTGAATACTCCAACTTCAAAACAAGAAGTCTAATACAAGGTGCATATCCCAATTTCAATTCCTGCAATCGCTGTTTTGTAAGTTGGGATATAaaatcatgaataaaaacatgacaTGTTCCTCTCCGAAAAAAAACCCACCGATGCATTGGAAATATCTCTCTGACAGGTTGATGGAAAAGGAAGTTGTTGGAAGCACTAGCATAAACATCAGATGGTCCCAGTCGTGGGGGAAATGAAATGTACGGCTGATTTAGTTCCATTCACATGACCTTTGTCTGCCTCTCAGAAGAGAAGAAGCTGCAGGCCAAAGAAGCTTAGAAACTAGTCCCTATGTCGTTTGGTGCCCAGCTCAATATTGTAATCTTATTGTAGAGGCAATATATCAAGCACACAACACATGAAAATATGTGTGTATCCAAAGTTAAAGAAAAACTTTATGCATTCATCATTAGAATAAACCCCATAAATGAGTTGACTATCTGTAAAATACCCTAAAACTGTGATGCAAAATCACACAGAAACATTAAATACagtgtttatatattaaaaaaaaaacaagatttgATGATTTGAATAAATCCAGTTACCTTCAAAGAACCTCCAACCTCTTATTTTGAATCCAGAAAAACTATCTTCAAAAACAGTCAATTGTTTTCACTAAACATCACTGAATGCTAGGTGCAACCATGAAAGGAATCTCTGTCAATGTAAAATTATCTAGAATTGGCTAAACAATCTGCTAATAGCTGTGGTTAAacaagctgtttttttttaacttcctTAACTGGAAGGATCAATGCAAAGTCAGCCCATGCCAGGGTTACATGGgtcagtcacactcacacacatgaatacaatgGTCAATAGTGGTAACAATATGAACATGTAGTTGCATCGAAACTTTGGAAAGTACATGTTGACGGATGCTCGTCAAATAACCCATCAGGTATTGTTGTGAACTGCTGCGGTGCAATGGGTAAGCTTTAATAATAAACTGCTGTGTCAAGACCAAAACCACCAGTGACCCATAATTCCTAGATAATCTAAATTACGAAATGTTGGTAACAAGTGGCCATTTAAAAGTATGCGGCTGAAATTATCATCGCTCTTCCTGGCGGAGAACCATGTTAAACATAGACTGTATGTCACTGCTCAGCGAAGCCTTTTTATGGAAGGTTTGCCTCTCCCTCTTAATTAAGGACACCACAGAGATAGATACCAACAACATTATAACACATTACACAAACATTAATGAGACATATCTTTCCCATATGGTCCAAAAAGGCCTATAAAAAGCCAAACCCAACTCCAACTCGTTTCAAAAATCATCTTGACCTGGACAATAATAACCAGATTATACACGGTTTAAGACAATGGTTGGATTATTTAAGTGGTCATGTAAACAATACAGCATAGTGCAATTTCAGTAATCAGTGTATGGCCTATATTTCATTTGAGAAATGTAATTGTTATGTATACAGGCTTTGCTTTTATCACAGCTTTATCACAGTGTCAATTGATTTACTGCAATAAGGGACATAATCCCAGAATGATCGTTTCCACTAATCAGGTTAATCTTATCCACGTTAATGATGAGCTTCATCCTCTAATGCTTAGATGTGCTGAATTTGCTCTCTCCATGGCATATGTCTTATATAATGAGTCTTCCGTATGTACAGGGGGCAATGACATCTGAAAGAAAATCATTCCAAATAAACTTGATTTGTATGGCGTTTTTGAGGCACAACCAAACAGCTATTCTTTAAAGTTATTTGCATCATTTAAGTGAGAAGGTTAATAATGAATTCAGTTTCAAGGTATAACTCAAGGTGAGGAAATGGATGTCTTAGTTTAACTgacccaatgtgtgtgtgtgtgtgtgtgtgtgtgtgtgtgtgtgtgtgtgtgtgtgtgtgtgtgtgtgtgtgtgtgtgtgtgtgtgtgtgtgtgtgtgtgtgtgttacattaaAACCTTTCACAAAGAATATTGATTGATGACCTTACGCTACAGGTTTGAAGAACTCATCACCATCTATTGAACACCCTTGTATTGACAGTATTGTAGATGCGCGCCACCAACGCATAATAAAACGGTTTGACCAAAGCTAACTGTTGTGAAAACAGTCTTTTGTGCTGACTGGCTTGGATTCAACTATAGGCAAATAACCTTGGGCGTGTCATAGCCTCATGGGAAAACGGCATGTCCCCAGGTCTAAAGTAAGCATCTGAATTAATGATATTTGCATGTCAAATGGCAACCTCGCTACAGCATCATAGACTACCCGTCAACACAACTCAAATCAGACGGCGCTATTGTCGATCTGCCCCGCTGTCTTCAATATGGTTGCGTTCATCAACAAAAAACTTGAACGGAAAAACCATTGAACAAAGTAAGTTGCATTCAGGGGAACCACGAACGTGCCCTGATTAATGTAGACTACCGTACGACACAAACGTCGGTGTAACGTATCGACTCATATCAGTGGTCTCTACATGCTGCCGCCCGCTTCATTGCATGGGGGCGATGATCAGTAGAACGATGAGATTGGCCCATTAATTAAAAGCTCAGAAACCCTTCAAATGACCAACACCCACCAGCATGTTAAGAAAGGACATAGGAAATAAGGGAACACAATAAATACTCTCCTCCTATATCGGTGTTATTATCCATAGTGGGTCGCGGTTCCTTTATTAAGGGACCCTTGCCaattatacatttgtatttatgaAAACATGTATTCCTCTcaaattaaatgtttttaaatcTTACCAGAAGAGGAATTGAATTGTTGTTTTTGCTTGATACTATCCAGGAGAGTGCATTTGGTAGAAGACAACGAGTTCAATGTATGCTGACTTCCAGACGGTAACAAACCGCTACAACGAAGACCCCACCTTCCGGATGTGCTGCCACCAGGAAGACAGCGGACCGGATGTGAGGTCACAACATGCTCAGTTTCTtaaaatcctatttcttactaGTTTCCCAAACGTTTAACCTGAAACCATTTATACTGaatatttattgttttacattatattaatAAACATGTTATAAAGTGTATGTGCCTGAATCGACCAAAACAGTACATTGCCAAAAGCTTTCAATGAGTCTACAACATTACAGGTCACCATTTAATATACCATTGGTACTTTCAATACAAATGAAAATGGACATTTCTGCTTCTGGCTAGATACAACAAAAATATGGGTGAGCCGTGCAGACACAGTACCATGATGATATGTCAACCTCTTTCAATATTGCAATTTTGTATCTATATCTCACTGGATCCTGAGCACTTACTGATAAATTATAATTACAACTTTAACAATTACATTTTGACATCATAGCAGTAAAGGCATTCAATAATGAAAGAACCTTAAAATACATCCATCTCTTGAAACCAGACTCCCAAGGTGCATGTCATTAAAAGCAGACACCTAATCCAAATACTGGCGTGCCAGGTTTTTGATTTTGAGCATTACCTTTCAAACACTAAGGCCATATTGTTCTTTGTCTACTCAGTGGATAAATCCAGTACTGATAAAATCAGTTTTTTCTTTGTTACCATAAGGTATTAATGTGGACGAATCAGGGAGTTCAAATCTTCTTAAATTGTCAGAGAGCAAGCTCACAGCTGACTTGAGGACCAGGATGTAATCAGCTAAGTTTGGCTGgaaaccttttatttatttttacgcaATTATCTTCTGCCATAATTTTTTAAGAGGTCATCTAATTTGGAGAAGCCTTGTTGGAAACACTTTATCCAGAAAGTGCAGACAGTTCTGATGCAGCATGCATGCAATTGGAGTCGGCACAAAATAAGCACATCCAAACCCCATGTTCTTCAGCCAGATTTACCGTCATTCAAGCCTAGATGGTCCTGGCAGCCAGTAGATAAAAAGCTTGCCTAATATCCTTACAGATTTTTTTTGAGGTGGCAAGCAAGCTGTAGGAGTCCATTTGGTTTTGATATTTAAAGTTGGGGTCTCCTTTAACCACACAAAAAGTTTTGTGAGGTTATGTAAACCCAATAATGCATTCAAAAATCCAATGAAGAAAATATGTCATCTATTTCATCTTGCCCACTGGAGGCAGACACGTTGGTTGTGTTGCAAGTCCTTCTTCCCTGCTTTGGTCGTCGCCTCACCAGCTGCGGTTCCCTCTGGGCACCAACCTGGACACGAGCTCCCGTGGTCCGTAATCGAGACCTGATCGGCTGGAAGCGGTTCTTGGGATGGGTCCTTTTCCATAAGGTGCTGAGCGAGTGGCAGGATACAGGGAGCGGGTCCGCGGGGGATAGAACCCAGCAGACCTCGCCTTTGAGACGCCGGATCTTCCTCGGcaaactaaaaaataaaaaataaataagttgacACACAATATCCATGACATTATAGATGATTCCAAAATCCTCACAAAGTATTGACACGTCATTGGAAGACAGAAGGATCATACCAGTGTGATTCTGACCCTAGTCTTTATTGGagatttacattttaaacattcgtgttcataaatgtgtttttctgtttaaatgtcaaatcagttacaaaaagTAGACCTCTAAAGACACAGGTAAACACAATGATAAACTGGTCCATCCTTGAGACCAGGGCTCTAGTCGTCCTTCTCACCTGTTTCCTGCCAATTCAAGGCGCTCCAACCTTCTGCACTTAAGATGCAGGAACGAGAAATATGGTTTCTCCCGTTTCCGTTTCTGAGATACACACCATGCAATCATCTCCTTCAGGTGGCTGGCCAAATCTTTACAAGTAGCAGCTGATCGGACCTGTGCAAGGAAAACCCTTTCCTGTTCTCCCTGCTCACTCTTCCATGAAAAGGAAGATGGCATGGGATCCTGTACGGGAAAAACCAATAAAATCAGCAGTgaatttattttatcattatattCCTTTTAGTAATTTCTAAAATCCAAAACACGAGAGCAGTGTAGCTGACATACCCGTCTAACATTTTTGAAGATCTTGATTGAAGGATTTTGATCACCGTCTACGTCATGAACTGAAAAGTAAGCATGGAAAATTCATCAGGAATCATATGGAAACGCTCCTGCGTTCAGGGTCCAATTCGCCCATTTATTTGATTTCTATGCCCCTCGCCACATAGTTTCAATATGCTAACTATTAATTAAAAAGGTGCTGTAGATAAGATTTGAGCATTGTAAAGAGAGACAGCAGAAAAGAGAGCAAGTTTTTGAAattaaacaacaaaaaaaaaaaaaacatcccctCGCTCATTTGCGCTCTTCTTGATACGTATCTCAGCCCTTGATAAGTTTAGCATTTTACACGACTGGGATCAAAAGGCAAGATATATTTCCAAACCATCACGGAAAAGAAGCAGGCTTATCAGAAATGATAGAGGCAGCCACACTCTCGAatcgtacctacagcacctCTCAGTGTTTTAAGATGGACAGGAGGAATACTAGGAATATTTTTCTGAATAGAGCAGATCATGTAATCCAAACACCTCTTTGGAGTGCCACGCCCACATCGTAACTATTCatgtcggtggggggggggaggccgggGTTTGAGGGAGCGAGCGTATTGTGGAGCCAATCCGATTTGAAGCTCGTGGTTATCAGTGAGGACCATGATGGCCCAATGAACTGCGTCAGGTCGGTTGGCAGGTGGTAGCCAGTGAGGAAGGGCATGGGCCGTGCCTGGGACACCGTCGCAAGCAGAATCTGAATGTGTCCATACAGTGGAACCAGGGCAACGACCATGGCCCTGAAATACACCCTGTTGTGGGGCCAGAGTTAGAGgaacattaaataaaataaaatgatgctattattacaaataaatacaaatagatAAAATGTAGATGCACTCACCATAGACGACTAACCATGCCGGCGATTACCACACTTAGGACTATAAATTCGTCCTGTTTAAGCTGCTGCCTT from the Gadus macrocephalus chromosome 20, ASM3116895v1 genome contains:
- the nepro gene encoding nucleolus and neural progenitor protein isoform X1, coding for MAEELWNKVNIPFPSAASSVKVNPRILEDADIRWLLKKNDTVLGLLKSHILQTEIRVLYELLFTCKNNHGTNLTFRALKQVEQCINRLKEMKLDAALLNLADCCASRFKSKIYLSAASCVSSCPSQPMLEWVSLKVLGAARLLACVMDYCSRAFTRARQQLKQDEFIVLSVVIAGMVSRLWVYFRAMVVALVPLYGHIQILLATVSQARPMPFLTGYHLPTDLTQFIGPSWSSLITTSFKSDWLHNTLAPSNPGLPPPTDMNSYDVGVALQRVHDVDGDQNPSIKIFKNVRRDPMPSSFSWKSEQGEQERVFLAQVRSAATCKDLASHLKEMIAWCVSQKRKREKPYFSFLHLKCRRLERLELAGNSLPRKIRRLKGEVCWVLSPADPLPVSCHSLSTLWKRTHPKNRFQPIRSRLRTTGARVQVGAQREPQLVRRRPKQGRRTCNTTNVSASSGQDEIDDIFSSLDF
- the nepro gene encoding nucleolus and neural progenitor protein isoform X2; amino-acid sequence: MAEELWNKVNIPFPSAASSVKVNPRILEDADIRWLLKKNDTVLGLLKSHILQTEIRVLYELLFTCKNNHGTNLTFRALKQVEQCINRLKEMKLDAALLNLADCCASRFKSKIYLSAASCVSSCPSQPMLEWVSLKVLGAARLLACVMDYCSRAFTRARQQLKQDEFIVLSVVIAGMVSRLWVYFRAMVVALVPLYGHIQILLATVSQARPMPFLTGYHLPTDLTQFIGPSWSSLITTSFKSDWLHNTLAPSNPGLPPPTDMNSYDVGVALQRVHDVDGDQNPSIKIFKNVRRDPMPSSFSWKSEQGEQERVFLAQVRSAATCKDLASHLKEMIACLPRKIRRLKGEVCWVLSPADPLPVSCHSLSTLWKRTHPKNRFQPIRSRLRTTGARVQVGAQREPQLVRRRPKQGRRTCNTTNVSASSGQDEIDDIFSSLDF